From Rutidosis leptorrhynchoides isolate AG116_Rl617_1_P2 chromosome 3, CSIRO_AGI_Rlap_v1, whole genome shotgun sequence, a single genomic window includes:
- the LOC139896355 gene encoding F-box/LRR-repeat protein At2g42720-like, whose protein sequence is MKEQQKGIDMISELPDELLIRILSLLPAADVTRSRILSNRWKHLWAFLPNLHIVMPRLEKQADKYIDSVNQTLALRGSTPIQKLFLESYYLLNDIRVYNWVREVEVLEFRFYTSNVMFYWNMFRSCNNTLIKLTLQGLLVLLKPEVEITFPCLKKLNLQCIEYFGTNSLMVLLSRCPVLEELCMDKLGLCSNLNIVKLFSPSMRRLTIKKIEFWNMELVIDAPKLECLHLDSCYFRKYTLVKPTSLVEAYISHRWPGNVIQLLRFVSSTKILELSCESLSDFGGIRNINLPMFPNLVKLKIPWELLPSVMGLNPPKEDAPACLRFKLKEIFLVVSYETSEEKRGHFSRKTPSTGKQKDRGKTGKLAPIKQSSKQKLSINESP, encoded by the exons atgaaggaACAACAAAAAGGAATTGATATGATAAGCGAATTACCCGATGAACTTCTTATACGAATCCTATCTCTGCTTCCTGCTGCTGATGTTACTCGTTCACGCATTTTGTCAAACAGGTGGAAGCACCTTTGGGCATTTCTTCCTAATCTCCATATTGTTATGCCCAGGTTAGAAAAACAAGCCGATAAATATATTGATTCAGTCAATCAAACCCTAGCTCTTCGTGGTAGTACGCCCATCCAAAAGCTGTTCCTTGAATCCTATTACCTCCTGAATGATATTCGTGTTTATAATTGGGTTCGTGAAGTTGAAGTACTTGAGTTTAGGTTTTATACTTCTAATGTTATGTTTTACTGGAATATGTTTAGATCTTGCAATAATACGCTAATTAAGTTAACTCTTCAAGGCCTTTTGGTGTTACTTAAACCTGAAGTTGAGATAACTTTTCCATGTTTGAAGAAACTGAATCTTCAATGTATTGAATATTTCGGTACAAACTCGCTAATGGTTTTGCTTTCTCGGTGTCCTGTTTTAGAAGAGTTGTGTATGGATAAGCTAGGGTTATGTTCTAATTTGAATATAGTTAAGCTCTTTTCTCCGTCGATGAGGAGATTAACGATTAAGAAGATTGAATTTTGGAATATGGAGCTAGTGATTGATGCTCCTAAACTTGAATGCCTTCACTTAGACTCTTGTTATTTCAGAAAGTACACTTTAGTGAAACCTACGTCTCTTGTTGAAGCTTACATAAGCCATAGGTGGCCTGGCAATGTTATTCAACTTTTAAGATTCGTCTCATCCACGAAAATACTGGAGTTAAGTTGTGAATCTTTATCG GATTTTGGTGGCATTCGGAATATAAACCTGCCCATGTTCCCTAACTTGGTTAAACTTAAAATTCCTTGG GAGCTTCTACCTTCCGTAATGGGATTGAACCCACCAAAGGAGGATGCACCTGCCTGTCTTCGTTTTAAGTTAAAGGAAATTTTCCTAGTTGTTTCTTATGAAACTTCGGAAGAG aaacgaggtcATTTTTCAAGGAAAACGCCCTCAACTGGGAAACAAAAAGACAGGGGAAAAACGGGGAAGCTCGCACCTATAAAACAATCATCTAAACAAAAACTATCTATAAACGAGTCTCCCTAA